AACGTCCGAGAGCAATAGCTCATTTCCATCCCAATCAATATTTAAAGGTTCATCAAATGATACTTCTGAACGTATCTTATTATTACGACGCAAATACATAAGAATCTCGTTTTCAATACACCGAGAAGCATAGGTAGCCAGTTTGATGTTTTTTTCAGGATCAAAAGTATTCACTGCTTTAATTAGACCAATCGTCCCAATACTAACCAAATCCTCAATGTTAATACCCGTATTTTCAAATTTTCGGGCAATATAAACAACTAGGCGTAGATTGCGTTCAATCAACATACTTCGAACGGCTCCATCACCGGATGGAAGGCGAGCGAGCAAGACTTCTTCTTCTTCGCGCGTTAGGGGCGGGGGAAGCGCTTCACTGCCACCTATGTAATAGATTTCTTCTGCTTTCACTCCAATTTTGAGCAAAATGCGATACCACATTAATTGGACATATAGACGAATTTTTACGTACATGCTAGCCCTCCTGTTCTAATGATGATGTATGAATTCCTTTTATCTTGTTAGCTGGTTGAACTGGTTCAATATCATGGGTGACTTCATTTATTTCTTGGCGTTGAATTAATGCGGGATGCACAATCGATT
The nucleotide sequence above comes from Brevibacillus laterosporus LMG 15441. Encoded proteins:
- the sigE gene encoding RNA polymerase sporulation sigma factor SigE: MYVKIRLYVQLMWYRILLKIGVKAEEIYYIGGSEALPPPLTREEEEVLLARLPSGDGAVRSMLIERNLRLVVYIARKFENTGINIEDLVSIGTIGLIKAVNTFDPEKNIKLATYASRCIENEILMYLRRNNKIRSEVSFDEPLNIDWDGNELLLSDVLGTENDTIYKNIEDQVDRKLLHKALDKLSDRERVIMELRFGLAGEEEKTQKDVADLLGISQSYISRLEKRIIKRLRKEFNKMV